The Montipora capricornis isolate CH-2021 chromosome 3, ASM3666992v2, whole genome shotgun sequence genome includes the window GATACAGGAGCATAATTTGTGTGATTTTAAACTGAATgcgaaaataatgaaataatcaTGTCAGGAAAGTGCATCGAGACTACTGTTAATAACAGATTGTAGGTCTTACAATTCCTCAAAATGCAGAATTTTTGTGAATGATGGCATCCTCTCCCATAGTCAACTCCTGCCCTGGCCTGGTTTGGGTTAGAGACCAAAGATAAATAAATTTACCAAATTTTGAATTGCTCACTATTTCCACTGGACTGATTCAGGTCACCTAATGACAAGACTGTTATCACATATGAACTGGGTGGGTACAAGAAGTGTACCAGTATTGACGGATGTGctataaaaatattaaatttaaagtgctactatgataaaaaatcactttcttttttccttcagattttgaaagtgtgattgctcaacacttgactggcaaaattttaggctttgatttttatccaaaggctattcactttgagtgtaagttttggatttcacggtccgcctttactcacgttccaaactgaccgattggacctcagagggctgGATCTAGGGAAAtagatgtcatttactcactaacTTAAAATTGTCGCGtataaacgcagcttattatatatgaaaAACACGAGTTCAAAAATCTGAAGGTCCGAactccgtgctgcatattaattcagctgcatacacacgcattgcattcttaaactagtgagtctttgacgtcattttctcctcgatccagctctctaaagattttaaagttaggagtggcggaccattaaacaggaaaaatcCAGTTAAActaaacaggtgtctttctgAAATCAAAGCTTTAAACTTCGACCAgctactgtttagttaacatagttttgaaatccaaagaaaaagaaaaatcattttcttggtCATACAGCTGTAGTAGCACTTAGGTTCCAAAAGCAAGTCTTTGTAACAAagttttattaaaaataatgacaaatGTCAACTGGGTTCATTATTAATGACTTTAATCTACTTTACAAAGTTTCCTCCCCAgtcaaaatgaaaatgaatctgggaatcaaaccaCTCTGCGTGTTCAGAACAGATTCAGTGGAAAACAGCATGACTACATCCGTTTCAGGAAAAACTATGACAACATAGAAAATGAAAAAGGTCATCATGTACATTTACTTGCAAGAGTTCAGCGTTGttcttcttaaaattaattttcttttctattcaagCAAGACTAACTGCCAtcgcacaaatttggcactAGGACTTCCTTTGAAGTCCTTAGTCCTTTTAAGCGAAGTGGAAAGTGGCTATATTTTACACCAGCGTAGAGGAGAAAAAAACAGTGCACTGAAATTTAATCTTGTTCCTCATCAAGTCACACTATTTGATGAGGACAAGAGCACAAAAGAGATAAAATCGCATGAACAGTTAATTTAATGGCCAGGTTTGTGGTTATCAGCTTGGCTGTGTGTTCATCAGAAGAGTAATGTTATCACCTTTCAGTAATATTCTCCCTAAAATAATAGTTAAAAAACAAGGGAACAGTTAATATCGTTAGTGCATAATGTATACTGGTACATGCTGAAATAAGAAAATACcttgctctgttctgttgttcgCATTACTGtgacaaatatttttataaatggGTTCAACATTTGCAAGATATTTTGGGATACTTGTCAGAATAAGTATCATAATCCCATGTCGCAATAAATAATACCAAAATACCTTGTGCGTCAGAAACTGAACAGCAACATTCCAGGGGAGACAGAGATTATCTTGGATTCATAGTACAGAGATACACTTAGCAAAAAAATCTAACACAGACAAATAAGCATTGGCAGCCAATGTCCAATCGTTTCTTTACACATTGCCACATCATGTGGAGGAGGGAGGAAGGGCAGGGAAGGGACCCTTCCCCAGTGTGTATCTTCATTCACAAAAGTCAACATACCCATACTTTAAACTGTACATACCGAGTGGTCTTCTTTTCTTGGTCTTCAGGTGAACTTCTTCAGCATCATCCAATACAAGATTCATGTACTCATCAAAGCCCTGAAAAGGAACATAACAAATCACTCCAAAACTGCATTTTCCCATTTAAAATGGCGGCTGCTTTTTTGGCATCATTGTCATAAGTGacttttatgtttttgtcgTAACTGAAAAATTAATGACTCTAAGGCAAAAGGATGGAGGAATATTATTTTCCTATGATGACTATGTTCATCTGGCTTTCTTAATCCTTTGCTTGCAGCTTCCATCACAGTTCAATGTACCACACTAACATTAAAAATACTGGTCAAAATTGGAAGgcaatttgacaaaattaagcCACTTCTGGTGGtcgaaggaaaggaaaggatccATATTTAAGTGTtcaatcttctagcgccgtagagcactaatcggggacactgtaaattgaaattaacaagttaatgcaaatcaaatcaacttttggtttttgaggagaggggaaaccggagtacccagagaaaacctctcggtgcagagtagagaaccaacaaactcatcccacacatgacgccgagtctgggaatagaacccgggccacattggcgggaggcgagtgctctcaccactgcgccatccctgcaccccctcaatgtacatgtacttttacTAGAAGGGAGCTGATTTTGCAAAGGAGCCCCTCAAAATCAGAGAAAGTGAAACTTACAATAATGTGGCCTTCAATCCTCATGTTGACCTGCTCATAAAGCCAAATCTGAATTCGGGATCTCTGATGATGAACAACAAGACACAACATTAACAGACCTTCCAACATCTAAAGCTACCAAATCTTGAGGTCTCAAAAATGTACCCCAAAAAATCTTGAGATTTGGGTATCAAATAGTGAGATTTGCAAAAttggttcaaaacaaaggaatgtgAGATGAGCTCTCAAATTGTGAGTCTCACGACCAAATTGTGAGAGTTGGAAGCTCTGCATTaataaacaaacttcaaaaactcattaataattcatgaagcTAACAGCCTTTCAACACACTGATAAAATGTAGCGTACATGAGCTTTGCACCTAATAAAACACTCCTGATGATCATTCTTCATCTAAAGAATAGTAATAAGGCtcaatttgtttcttttttggccAGCATACTGTACTAATATCTTCctttcacaatttgaacctcTGTTTGGTGTCCCAAGGGACACACCTTtcgtggaatgtttttgaatcTGTTCAAAAAAAGCACATGTTTTATCAAGTCTGGAAAAAACACTCAGCTACACCTTGTGTTTTttaaacctgataaaacactgctgctcattttttaaaaagaacattaaccctttcacttcagtaagggccaatgagacttgtagattttactctgtctaacgccagacgattttactcgtcaatggggaaccccacaggagtgaaagggttaacaacagctaggttcactcaaaaactatgtccccattaaccctttcactcctgtaagggccaatgagacttgtagattttactctgtctaacgccagacgattttactcgtcaatggggaaccccacaggagcgAAAGGGTTAACTCAAATCCAGAAAAACAAACACCATTCAACTAAGGGCAGTCCAGGGTGACAGGAGAGGTATTAGCTCCTCCTTGAAGTGAGTTAAACCTGCAACAGTCCTTGTTGTGATGCTATATCATTTTTTGGAATGGCCAAGGATAATGACATTTAAAACTTACTGTAAAATTTGAAACCAGAG containing:
- the LOC138042718 gene encoding small nuclear ribonucleoprotein E-like, producing the protein MAYKGQKVQKVMVQPINLIFRYLQNRSRIQIWLYEQVNMRIEGHIIGFDEYMNLVLDDAEEVHLKTKKRRPLGRILLKGDNITLLMNTQPS